The Argopecten irradians isolate NY chromosome 6, Ai_NY, whole genome shotgun sequence genome has a window encoding:
- the LOC138324789 gene encoding D-aspartate oxidase-like: MPPYKVCVVGAGVSGLATAVSIQQKLSSKVTVTIVAEKYTPETTSDGSGGFWGPHLVNPEQADDINKWGNETFNYIFDLFRSENGGEVGAQLVSGYCFSDSAIQFVDKCFGVRELTKEETAIHPDNRKGQTFTTVMIDVKAYLPWLMKKFQSNGGIVQKRKISSLDELSPYYNVVVNCTGIGSYDLLGDHNLRPVRGQVFRVRAPWIKHFYVDIEDSNPENEIYILPGAREVVLGGTSQVGDWNTQVDSGDRDMIWNGCCKLLPSLKKAEILEEWVGLRPQRTLIRVEIDKEQTGKDGKAVIVHNYGHGGSGVTLHWGCAQEAARLVEHALQNAVPKSNL, from the exons ATGCCTCCGTATAAAGTCTGTGTTGTCGGAGCGGGTGTCAGTGGTCTAGCAACAGCCGTCAGCATACAGCAGAAGTTGTCCTCAAAAGTGACTGTCACCATAGTAGCAGAGAAATACACCCCGGAAACAACATCGGATGGATCGGGAGGCTTTTGGGGGCCGCATCTAGTTAATCCGGAACAGGCTGATGATATCAA TAAATGGGGAAACGAAACATTTAACTATATATTTGACCTGTTTCGTTCTGAAAATGGCGGTGAGGTTGGAGCTCAACTTGTTTCCGGATACTGCTTTTCTGACAGCGCT ataCAATTTGTTGATAAATGCTTTGGAGTCCGTGAGCTGACGAAGGAAGAAACGGCTATCCACCCGGATAATAG GAAAGGACAAACTTTCACAACAGTGATGATTGACGTCAAAGCCTACCTGCCATGGCTCATGAAAAA atttcAGTCAAACGGAGGAATAGTTCAGAAACGGAAAATATCATCACTTGAtgag TTGTCTCCTTATTATAATGTTGTTGTCAATTGCACTGGCATTGGATCCTATGACCTGTTGGGTGACCACAACCTCCGGCCAGTGAGAGGTCAAGTTTTTAGG GTGCGTGCCCCTTGGATAAAGCACTTCTATGTGGACATAGAGGACTCCAATCCGGAAAACGAGATCTACATTCTTCCAGG TGCACGTGAAGTAGTGCTGGGCGGTACTAGCCAGGTAGGAGACTGGAACACTCAGGTGGACAGTGGCGATCGTGATATGATATGGAATGGTTGCTGTAAACTTCTACCCAGCTTAAAG AAAGCTGAGATTCTGGAGGAGTGGGTTGGATTACGTCCACAGAGGACATTGATAAGAGTTGAAATCGACAAGGAACAAACCGGTAAAGACGGGAAAGCTGtg ATAGTTCACAATTACGGCCATGGTGGATCAGGTGTCACGCTTCACTGGGGTTGCGCACAGGAAGCTGCGCGGTTGGTTGAACATGCGTTACAGAATGCTGTCCCGAAGTCTAATTTGTAA